In the Prosthecobacter vanneervenii genome, one interval contains:
- a CDS encoding UvrD-helicase domain-containing protein — MNHLRHILVSASAGSGKTYQLVRRHLHLLTLGQPPESIAAMTFTRKAAGEFFQRILQRLSVLSQQPGDAHSYLAGVEPLPAEWPDFSDLLRRVTQRLHRLRLGTMDSFFSSITACFPLELGLPLGATVMAENEAAQARREALDALLEQIHSSRDDQAGRALLEGFKQATFGIEERSAAGSLESWIDDHHATWLDSGDGSRWGALPGLEKEGASGLGAALQALQDRFAPRTDEGRDFLDQLIAQASAWEPGATLPLRVKYFLEKTSAVWPELQAGRADISWGRGKKTELSGEVARAWVRVAGLLLQQELSCRVQRTQGMAALMSLYEVEYSRRVRARGRLSFADVQRLLAAASTDGAEWADGESADLWFRLDGRYDHWLFDEFQDTSRVQWNVVSGLVDEVMQDDSGRRSFYAVGDPKQSIYLWRQAEPGLFDDVLRQWPGHDEEGLEPQTLSQSFRSAPAVLEAVNAVFEDEARIEALLPGCTAGFAFKRHLAAERNKNVRGCAALLSVQNEEGQRSTGTTPAVTALLNEIRPLERGLTCAVLVRGNRSANAIAEELRATTGMEVVCESQIYPATDNAVTLALLSLLQLAAHPGDILALEHLKMTPLWPQIETPDRGWQWTCQQVRRCVLEHGFVGFVEAWAQHLRAMLPEMDVFHELRLRQFGEMAAAFDSGGSRDIDAFLLHVREMPVQVRGAANAVQVMTVHKAKGLEFDVVILPDMDGDSMSHVRSRSLLVSRDAQGRVSWVLQEPPRIFAPFHEALKQEQDTARQRAGFESLCRLYVAMTRAKRGLYMIAEPPPKAKEPTMKEAQFVRRMLAVEGEGDSSGPCLTEWQTGDPEWYVHLPCHPPGPPEMALTKAGVGGLLREHQPLARRVTPSGEEDFQVKGSMLFSAGREPGRRLGNLVHELFSHVEWWDSTSGMEDLEARWRDFGLLRGEAVEAAALAMVRGVLQSAAASYAFGQPGAGAKAWREKPFDLIHEGSWISGVFDRVIVTQESVRLIDFKTDEVPDEEALAEKTAGYRPQILLYRQALRRLTGLPPEKIESALLFTRNCRLVSIK, encoded by the coding sequence TTGAACCATCTCCGTCACATCCTTGTTTCCGCCTCAGCCGGCTCTGGTAAGACCTACCAGCTGGTGCGGCGGCATCTGCATCTGCTCACGCTTGGGCAACCGCCCGAGAGCATTGCTGCGATGACCTTTACCCGCAAGGCGGCGGGGGAGTTCTTCCAGCGAATTCTGCAGCGGCTTTCGGTGCTTTCCCAGCAGCCTGGAGATGCGCATTCTTATCTCGCGGGTGTAGAGCCCCTGCCTGCGGAATGGCCCGATTTCAGCGACTTGCTGCGCAGGGTCACCCAGCGGCTGCATCGTTTGCGGCTTGGGACGATGGACAGTTTTTTCTCCAGTATCACCGCCTGCTTTCCTCTGGAGCTTGGCCTGCCGCTGGGGGCCACTGTGATGGCGGAAAACGAGGCTGCGCAAGCGCGGCGGGAGGCGCTGGATGCCCTGCTGGAGCAGATCCATTCCTCGCGGGATGATCAGGCTGGCCGGGCATTGCTGGAGGGGTTTAAACAGGCCACCTTTGGCATCGAAGAGCGCAGCGCTGCCGGCAGTCTGGAGTCCTGGATCGATGACCATCACGCCACCTGGTTGGACAGTGGCGATGGCTCTCGCTGGGGGGCACTGCCTGGACTGGAGAAGGAGGGGGCAAGCGGCCTGGGAGCCGCGCTGCAGGCCCTGCAAGATCGCTTTGCGCCACGCACGGACGAAGGAAGGGATTTTTTGGACCAGCTCATTGCCCAAGCCTCTGCCTGGGAGCCTGGAGCCACTCTGCCGCTGCGGGTGAAGTACTTTCTAGAAAAGACGAGCGCTGTCTGGCCGGAGCTGCAGGCTGGCAGGGCGGATATCAGCTGGGGAAGAGGCAAAAAAACTGAACTCAGCGGCGAAGTGGCGCGCGCCTGGGTGCGTGTGGCAGGACTGCTGCTGCAGCAGGAGCTGTCCTGCCGGGTGCAGCGCACCCAAGGCATGGCGGCTTTGATGTCTCTCTATGAGGTCGAATACTCACGGCGTGTGCGGGCGCGTGGCCGGCTCTCCTTTGCCGATGTGCAGCGCCTGCTGGCAGCTGCCTCCACGGATGGTGCCGAGTGGGCTGACGGAGAGAGTGCTGATTTGTGGTTTCGCCTCGACGGCCGCTACGACCACTGGCTTTTCGACGAATTCCAGGATACGAGCCGCGTGCAGTGGAACGTCGTCAGCGGTCTGGTGGACGAGGTGATGCAGGATGATTCCGGCAGGCGCAGCTTCTACGCCGTTGGAGATCCCAAGCAGTCCATTTACCTCTGGCGACAGGCAGAGCCGGGGCTGTTTGACGATGTGCTCCGCCAGTGGCCGGGCCATGATGAAGAGGGGCTGGAACCGCAGACACTCAGCCAGTCATTCCGAAGCGCTCCGGCGGTGCTGGAGGCAGTGAATGCGGTTTTCGAAGACGAGGCCAGGATCGAGGCGTTGCTGCCCGGATGCACCGCAGGCTTTGCATTCAAGAGGCATCTGGCTGCGGAGCGGAACAAGAATGTGAGAGGCTGCGCGGCGCTGCTCAGTGTGCAGAATGAAGAAGGACAGCGCAGCACTGGCACCACGCCCGCAGTGACGGCACTGCTGAACGAGATCCGCCCCCTGGAGCGCGGGCTGACCTGCGCCGTCCTGGTGCGGGGCAACAGAAGTGCCAACGCGATTGCCGAGGAACTGCGCGCCACCACGGGCATGGAGGTCGTGTGCGAGTCGCAGATCTATCCCGCCACGGACAACGCTGTCACGCTGGCGCTGCTTTCGCTTTTGCAACTGGCGGCGCATCCAGGGGATATCCTGGCGCTGGAGCACCTTAAAATGACGCCGCTCTGGCCACAGATCGAAACGCCGGACCGTGGCTGGCAATGGACCTGCCAGCAGGTGCGTCGTTGCGTGCTGGAGCATGGCTTTGTCGGCTTTGTGGAGGCATGGGCGCAGCACCTCCGCGCCATGCTGCCGGAAATGGATGTGTTTCACGAACTACGGCTGCGGCAGTTTGGCGAAATGGCCGCCGCTTTCGACTCAGGCGGCTCTCGGGACATCGATGCCTTTCTGCTGCATGTGCGTGAAATGCCTGTGCAGGTGCGCGGTGCGGCCAATGCGGTGCAGGTGATGACGGTGCACAAAGCCAAGGGGCTGGAGTTTGATGTGGTCATTTTGCCGGATATGGACGGCGATTCGATGAGCCATGTGCGGTCACGGTCGCTGCTCGTCAGTCGTGACGCTCAGGGGAGGGTTTCGTGGGTGTTGCAGGAGCCGCCTCGCATTTTTGCCCCGTTCCACGAGGCGCTGAAGCAGGAGCAGGATACAGCCCGGCAGAGGGCTGGATTTGAGTCGCTTTGCCGCCTTTACGTGGCTATGACACGGGCAAAACGTGGTCTATACATGATCGCTGAGCCACCGCCCAAGGCCAAGGAGCCCACGATGAAGGAGGCGCAATTTGTGCGCCGGATGCTGGCCGTGGAAGGCGAGGGCGACTCCTCCGGTCCCTGTCTAACCGAGTGGCAGACGGGCGATCCCGAGTGGTACGTCCACCTCCCCTGTCATCCTCCAGGACCACCTGAAATGGCACTTACAAAGGCGGGGGTGGGGGGGCTTCTAAGGGAGCATCAGCCACTGGCCCGACGGGTCACGCCTTCGGGCGAGGAAGACTTTCAGGTCAAAGGATCCATGCTCTTCAGTGCCGGGCGCGAGCCTGGGCGCCGGTTGGGTAATCTGGTGCACGAACTCTTTTCCCACGTGGAGTGGTGGGATTCCACCTCCGGCATGGAAGACCTCGAAGCCCGCTGGCGGGACTTCGGTCTCCTGCGTGGAGAGGCGGTGGAGGCGGCGGCGCTGGCCATGGTGCGTGGCGTCCTGCAGTCTGCAGCGGCATCATATGCCTTCGGCCAGCCAGGAGCCGGTGCCAAGGCCTGGCGGGAAAAGCCTTTTGACCTTATCCATGAGGGAAGCTGGATCAGTGGTGTTTTTGACAGAGTCATCGTTACTCAAGAATCCGTGCGACTGATTGATTTCAAAACAGACGAGGTGCCAGATGAAGAGGCTCTGGCGGAAAAAACGGCGGGTTATCGCCCGCAGATCCTGCTTTATCGGCAGGCCTTGAGGCGGCTCACGGGGCTGCCACCTGAAAAGATCGAATCTGCCCTGCTTTTCACCCGAAACTGCCGCTTGGTGAGCATAAAATGA
- a CDS encoding DMT family transporter translates to MSHTHLRNYIQLHLVVLAWGLTAILGKLIDLPPVDVVVWRTTLAVVCFVGVALVCRHALKVPLPKAAAMIGVGAILGLHWVLFFWSARLATASVCLAAMPTAMLWCSLIEPLIDGSRRWRPAELLVGAVMVGAVWLIYQVEFRYWQGFSVAIAAAVLAAFFATMSKQQVSREMHWSVIGSYQMAGACLAALFSRPWLEGGLAPAIPHGPSIIWVGLLGLVCTAAAYAAFMDVLRRVSVFTVNVVYNMEPVYGIVLAALIFGRSEFMSSGFYAGASVIIALVLALPRIRRWVEK, encoded by the coding sequence ATGTCTCATACCCATTTGCGCAACTACATTCAGCTCCACCTCGTGGTGCTTGCCTGGGGACTCACGGCCATTTTGGGCAAATTGATTGACCTGCCGCCGGTGGATGTGGTGGTGTGGCGCACCACACTGGCGGTGGTTTGCTTTGTGGGAGTGGCCCTAGTCTGTAGACATGCGCTCAAAGTCCCCCTGCCCAAGGCGGCTGCCATGATTGGCGTCGGAGCGATTCTCGGGCTGCACTGGGTTTTGTTCTTTTGGTCGGCCCGGCTGGCCACAGCCTCGGTGTGTCTTGCGGCCATGCCCACAGCCATGCTTTGGTGCTCGCTGATCGAGCCTCTCATTGATGGGAGTCGGCGCTGGAGGCCGGCGGAGCTTCTGGTGGGGGCGGTGATGGTCGGTGCGGTCTGGCTGATCTATCAGGTGGAATTCCGGTACTGGCAGGGCTTTTCGGTGGCCATTGCTGCCGCTGTGCTTGCCGCCTTTTTTGCCACGATGAGCAAGCAGCAGGTCTCTCGCGAGATGCACTGGAGTGTCATCGGCAGTTATCAGATGGCTGGGGCCTGTTTGGCAGCTCTATTTTCACGGCCGTGGCTGGAGGGAGGGCTGGCGCCTGCGATTCCCCATGGGCCTTCGATTATCTGGGTGGGTCTGCTCGGGCTCGTCTGCACTGCGGCTGCTTATGCCGCCTTCATGGATGTGCTGCGTCGAGTCAGCGTTTTCACTGTGAACGTGGTTTACAACATGGAGCCGGTTTACGGTATCGTGCTTGCTGCGCTGATTTTTGGACGTTCTGAGTTCATGAGTTCGGGCTTTTACGCAGGGGCTTCGGTCATCATCGCCTTGGTGCTGGCCCTGCCCAGGATCAGGCGCTGGGTGGAGAAGTGA
- the bamA gene encoding outer membrane protein assembly factor BamA, with protein sequence MSRLTLSSIVALSAMIVTPLRVQAQVGFPAAPVAKKIVQDVQIVLKGAIKLDENRIRSQMSTRVGQPFTNESVERDIRTLYGTGAVENLDIRAVDVAGGVKVIVEIIGRGGIAEIKFYGNTAIDSAKLRKDISVKVGDPVDDIKLAAANQKIVEMYEKKGFSDMTANYDITPSEREGFSTVTFKIDEGARGIIHDIRFEGNTAIKSRILRGLIKSQEHHFWNLWGKKGKINNQDLQEDIKKIEQAFQDKGYVYAKVTEVRREPVSAKQMDIVYVVNEGAKYDVSAVKISGNSIFTFEELNRGVKTEAGFPYVGSYIKADEKMIQDYYGSRGYADARVETSITESGPGQVAVAFSITEGTKSYISKVNISGNSVTKDEVIRRELPFAPGEILDTTKIETGKNRLQNLNYFSSVDVRNTPTTAPGYKDVDVNVAEQATGTVNFGAGFSSIDSITGFIQVTQTNFDINDWKDFRGGGQRFNTNIRAGALRRDVTVSWTEPWFLGRELALTVEAFFHNLYYLSNFFNQTNLGASTGLRKRLGEHAYIDTTYTLQQIKVQGIASGASPTIAQEAGSYIQSKVEANLVHDTRDSVFITRSGHKFEAGAMMSGLGGNVPVYGANIGGQQYFNLPGDTILSFEGMFRVVNSWQGSKRVPIFERQFLGGANNIRGFAYRHAGPKDFTGEPIGGLTSIYATSEFSVPVHITANADKSPRVVFFGDIGTISGASGANYGNSKIYSDAGIGLRLFLPVGPIRVDYAVPIDKDQTSGSGRFQFNMGYKF encoded by the coding sequence ATGTCACGCCTGACACTTTCATCTATCGTGGCCCTCTCTGCCATGATCGTCACCCCGCTGCGGGTTCAGGCTCAAGTGGGTTTCCCCGCAGCCCCCGTGGCCAAGAAGATCGTGCAAGACGTTCAGATCGTTCTCAAGGGTGCGATCAAATTGGATGAAAACCGCATCCGCAGCCAGATGTCCACCCGTGTGGGCCAGCCATTCACCAATGAGTCTGTGGAACGCGATATTCGCACGCTCTATGGCACTGGTGCTGTGGAAAATCTGGACATCCGCGCCGTGGATGTGGCCGGCGGGGTGAAGGTGATCGTGGAAATCATCGGACGCGGTGGCATCGCCGAAATCAAGTTTTACGGCAACACGGCCATCGACAGCGCCAAGCTGCGCAAGGATATCTCTGTCAAGGTTGGCGATCCCGTGGATGACATCAAGCTCGCCGCAGCGAACCAAAAGATCGTGGAGATGTATGAGAAGAAGGGCTTCTCTGACATGACGGCCAACTACGACATCACCCCTTCCGAGCGTGAGGGCTTTTCCACTGTAACCTTCAAGATCGACGAAGGGGCTCGCGGCATCATCCATGACATCCGCTTTGAAGGCAACACCGCCATCAAATCACGCATCCTGCGCGGTCTGATCAAATCCCAGGAGCACCACTTCTGGAATCTCTGGGGCAAAAAGGGCAAGATCAACAACCAGGACCTTCAGGAAGACATCAAGAAGATCGAGCAGGCATTCCAGGACAAAGGCTATGTTTATGCCAAGGTGACCGAAGTGCGTCGGGAGCCTGTCTCCGCCAAACAGATGGACATTGTCTATGTCGTCAACGAGGGGGCAAAATATGACGTCTCGGCCGTCAAGATCTCGGGCAACAGCATCTTCACCTTTGAAGAGCTGAACCGCGGTGTGAAAACTGAAGCGGGTTTCCCATACGTAGGCAGCTATATCAAGGCTGACGAAAAGATGATTCAAGACTACTACGGTTCACGCGGCTACGCCGACGCCCGTGTGGAAACCAGCATCACTGAATCCGGCCCTGGCCAGGTGGCGGTGGCTTTCAGCATCACCGAAGGCACCAAGTCATACATCAGCAAGGTCAACATCTCCGGAAACTCGGTCACCAAGGACGAAGTCATCCGTCGTGAGCTTCCCTTTGCCCCTGGTGAAATCCTCGACACCACAAAAATCGAAACTGGCAAAAACCGCCTGCAAAATCTCAACTACTTCAGCAGTGTGGATGTGCGCAATACTCCGACCACAGCCCCTGGATACAAGGATGTGGACGTGAATGTGGCAGAACAGGCTACTGGAACGGTGAATTTCGGCGCCGGCTTCAGCTCCATCGACAGCATCACCGGTTTCATCCAGGTCACTCAGACCAACTTCGATATCAACGACTGGAAGGACTTCCGTGGTGGTGGCCAGCGTTTCAACACCAACATCCGAGCAGGTGCCCTTCGTCGTGACGTCACCGTCAGCTGGACAGAGCCTTGGTTCCTGGGCCGCGAACTTGCTCTGACCGTTGAAGCGTTCTTCCACAACCTCTACTACCTCTCCAACTTCTTCAATCAGACCAATCTCGGTGCCTCAACCGGGCTGCGCAAACGCCTTGGCGAGCACGCCTACATCGACACCACTTACACCCTGCAGCAAATCAAGGTCCAGGGTATCGCCAGCGGCGCATCACCCACCATCGCGCAAGAAGCAGGCTCCTATATCCAGAGCAAGGTGGAAGCCAACTTGGTGCATGACACCCGTGACAGCGTGTTCATCACCCGCAGCGGCCACAAGTTTGAAGCTGGTGCCATGATGTCAGGCTTGGGAGGCAATGTGCCTGTCTATGGCGCAAACATCGGCGGACAACAGTATTTTAACCTGCCCGGCGACACCATCCTCAGCTTTGAGGGAATGTTCCGCGTGGTCAACAGCTGGCAGGGCAGCAAGAGGGTTCCCATCTTTGAACGCCAGTTCCTTGGAGGTGCCAACAACATTCGCGGTTTTGCCTATCGTCACGCCGGCCCCAAAGACTTCACTGGCGAGCCTATCGGGGGCCTTACATCCATCTACGCCACCAGCGAGTTTTCCGTCCCTGTGCACATCACTGCCAATGCTGACAAATCTCCTCGTGTCGTTTTCTTTGGAGACATCGGCACCATCTCAGGCGCCTCGGGAGCCAACTACGGAAACAGCAAGATTTACTCTGACGCCGGCATCGGCCTGCGCCTCTTCCTTCCCGTGGGCCCCATTCGTGTCGACTACGCCGTGCCGATCGACAAAGACCAGACATCTGGAAGCGGCCGGTTCCAGTTCAACATGGGCTACAAGTTCTAA
- a CDS encoding OmpH family outer membrane protein, translating to MIRSALTALLLLATASLQAADLKIGVIDMSKVFQEFHKTKTAAEKYKGNYEKASQEMNERSTAYKNLANEAQKLQKMAQDSIITPEQRAKYGADFNDKMKELRSMEMEMQEFAERRQTQLKQEDMSIRKGLYEEILDVVRARAKKDAFDFVFDKTGVSLSTVPILLHVREGAATDLTDQLIVELNKDAPPPGTEPKKEEAAPKADAAKK from the coding sequence ATGATTCGCAGCGCGCTCACCGCCCTCCTACTCCTCGCCACCGCCTCACTTCAGGCTGCAGACCTCAAGATTGGCGTCATCGACATGTCCAAAGTCTTCCAGGAATTCCACAAGACCAAAACCGCTGCCGAAAAGTACAAAGGCAACTACGAAAAGGCCTCCCAGGAGATGAACGAGCGCTCCACGGCTTACAAAAACCTGGCCAATGAAGCACAAAAGCTCCAGAAGATGGCGCAGGACTCCATCATCACTCCTGAGCAGCGCGCCAAATACGGGGCTGACTTCAACGACAAGATGAAGGAACTCCGCTCCATGGAAATGGAGATGCAGGAATTTGCCGAGCGCCGCCAGACTCAGCTCAAGCAGGAGGACATGAGCATCCGCAAGGGCCTGTATGAGGAAATCCTCGACGTCGTCCGCGCCCGCGCCAAGAAAGACGCTTTTGACTTTGTGTTCGACAAGACCGGCGTCAGCCTCTCCACCGTGCCGATCCTCCTGCACGTCCGGGAAGGTGCTGCCACCGACCTTACAGACCAGCTCATCGTCGAACTCAACAAAGACGCTCCCCCTCCGGGAACCGAGCCTAAGAAGGAAGAGGCTGCCCCCAAGGCCGATGCCGCCAAGAAGTAA
- a CDS encoding RNA polymerase sigma factor, with translation MSQPELSEDELLQRAGRGDARAFDQLYDRLAPRLFGLLRQMLYDEKEAEEVLQEGFVQLWERAPSFDPERSKAFTWAVMLFRHKAIDRMRMLGRRNRLVDGAVLEQTTLGGSSQAADEALQDAERGEAVRQALNELPKEQRQLIECAFLKGLTHHVIAESFGMPLGTVKTNIRRGLLRLRDLLKGGA, from the coding sequence ATGAGCCAGCCAGAACTCAGCGAAGATGAACTGCTCCAGCGTGCTGGACGTGGGGACGCGCGCGCGTTTGACCAGCTCTACGACAGGCTGGCACCACGCCTGTTCGGCCTTCTGCGTCAGATGCTCTATGATGAAAAAGAGGCAGAAGAGGTGTTGCAGGAGGGCTTTGTGCAGCTCTGGGAGCGTGCTCCCAGTTTTGATCCTGAGCGAAGCAAGGCTTTCACCTGGGCGGTCATGCTCTTCCGCCACAAGGCGATCGATCGCATGCGCATGCTTGGCCGCAGAAACCGACTCGTGGATGGTGCGGTGCTGGAGCAGACCACCCTCGGTGGCTCCTCCCAGGCTGCTGATGAAGCCCTGCAGGATGCTGAGCGCGGCGAGGCGGTGCGTCAGGCGCTGAATGAACTGCCCAAGGAGCAGCGCCAGCTCATTGAATGTGCCTTTCTCAAAGGACTCACTCACCACGTGATCGCTGAATCGTTCGGCATGCCGCTGGGCACTGTAAAGACCAACATCCGCCGCGGGCTGCTGCGCCTGCGCGATCTTTTGAAAGGAGGGGCATAA